In a single window of the Elaeis guineensis isolate ETL-2024a chromosome 4, EG11, whole genome shotgun sequence genome:
- the LOC105036699 gene encoding uncharacterized protein gives MRLGLTELRVNSRPSFRSFSHDPSPPLADEIFRSARRSGAYTQGDATYLSLARAFSDAAPPDLPALRRLLSRMRRDRRPFPERVFIPIIRAFGRAGLPLAAIRLFDRLLPAFRCAPSARSLNSALAALLSSPHPFASLALPFISSALRRHPSLSLNLLTFNLLLKALCHSGSLDRALSLLRDHHLDAADGLRLPLPLRPDVYSYSTLIDALARAGRLDDALALLDEMQLDGVAPSTVTFNSLLRALCHAGDLHRAAKLARYMLLKGCPPTLATYNTLVHGLCLRGRLDDAAALLARMPRDGCTPNEITYGTLVDGLVRLGRPSDAKHLAEHMAANGLRPNEFIYSALIAGFFRSGDPDEAMRIWDEITTTTSSSYIKPNTVLYTALIDGLCRHGRMEAAEEALGKMTAEDCTPNVLTFSSIIRGYFQAGNSQRALATWHRMVELGCEPNEVSYSILIHGFCEEGKLKDGMMAWKNMLNKGCTPDLVAYTSMIRGLCEAGMVDGGMRLFNDMLARGDVEPDAVTYNTLFHSLLIGGNRTRAMVLLGRMLDRGCDPDPVTCNIFLKGLVVEGKGREFLDGLVVRLIKRERVEGASEIMEVMLRKCLAPEASTWEKVLRGVCKRKKVWRMIDECWGKMWG, from the coding sequence ATGCGCCTTGGTCTCACCGAGCTCCGCGTTAACTCCCGGCCGTCCTTCCGTAGCTTCTCCCACGACCCTTCACCACCTCTCGCCGATGAGATCTTCCGCTCGGCCCGCCGATCCGGGGCCTACACTCAGGGCGATGCCACCTATCTCTCCCTAGCCCGCGCCTTCTCCGATGCTGCCCCCCCGGACCTGCCGGCCCTCCGCCGCCTCCTCTCCCGCATGCGCCGCGACCGCCGCCCATTCCCCGAGCGCGTCTTCATCCCCATCATCCGTGCCTTCGGCCGCGCCGGCCTCCCCCTTGCCGCCATCCGCCTGTTCGATCGCCTCCTCCCCGCCTTCCGCTGCGCCCCCTCTGCCCGCTCCCTCAACTCCGCCCTCGCCGCCCTCCTCTCCTCCCCACACCCCTTCGCCTCCCTCGCCCTCCCCTTCATCTCCTCCGCCCTTCGCCGCCACCCTTCCCTCTCCCTCAACCTCCTCACCTTCAACCTCCTCCTCAAGGCCCTCTGCCATTCCGGCTCGCTCGACCGCGCCCTCAGCCTCCTCCGCGATCACCACCTCGACGCCGCTGATGGCCTCCGCCTCCCCCTCCCCCTTCGCCCCGACGTCTACTCGTACTCCACCCTCATCGATGCCCTCGCTCGTGCCGGCCGTCTTGACGATGCCCTCGCCCTGCTTGACGAAATGCAGCTTGATGGCGTCGCCCCCTCCACCGTCACCTTCAACTCCCTTCTCCGTGCCCTCTGCCACGCCGGCGATCTCCACCGCGCCGCCAAGCTCGCCCGCTACATGCTCCTCAAGGGCTGCCCCCCGACCCTCGCCACCTACAACACCCTCGTCCACGGCCTCTGCCTCCGTGGCCGCCTCGACGACGCCGCCGCCCTCCTCGCCCGCATGCCTCGCGACGGCTGCACACCCAATGAGATCACCTACGGCACCCTGGTCGACGGCCTGGTCCGCCTCGGCCGCCCCTCCGACGCCAAGCACCTCGCCGAACACATGGCTGCGAACGGCCTTCGGCCCAACGAGTTCATCTACTCCGCCCTCATCGCTGGCTTCTTCCGCTCCGGCGACCCGGACGAGGCGATGAGAATATGGGACGAGATCACCACCACCACCTCTTCCTCCTATATAAAGCCCAACACGGTTCTGTACACTGCCCTCATCGACGGGCTCTGCCGCCACGGGCGGATGGAAGCCGCCGAGGAGGCGCTCGGTAAGATGACCGCGGAGGATTGCACCCCGAATGTGCTGACCTTCAGCTCCATCATAAGGGGCTACTTTCAGGCGGGCAACAGCCAACGAGCGCTCGCCACGTGGCATCGTATGGTCGAGCTCGGGTGCGAGCCCAACGAGGTGAGCTACAGTATTCTGATCCATGGCTTCTGCGAGGAGGGAAAGCTGAAGGACGGTATGATGGCCTGGAAGAACATGTTAAATAAGGGGTGCACCCCAGACTTGGTCGCCTACACCTCCATGATCAGAGGGTTGTGCGAGGCCGGGATGGTGGATGGAGGGATGAGGCTATTCAACGATATGCTGGCTCGAGGAGACGTGGAACCGGATGCTGTCACTTATAACACATTGTTTCATAGTTTGTTGATAGGCGGTAACCGCACCAGGGCGATGGTCTTGCTGGGTCGGATGCTGGATAGGGGGTGTGACCCGGATCCCGTCACCTGCAACATATTTTTGAAAGGGTTGGTGGTGGAGGGAAAGGGAAGGGAGTTTTTGGATGGGCTAGTGGTGAGGCTAATCAAGAGGGAGAGGGTGGAAGGTGCTTCTGAGATTATGGAGGTGATGCTGAGGAAGTGTTTGGCTCCGGAAGCATCCACTTGGGAGAAGGTGCTGAGAGGGGTTTGTAAGAGGAAGAAGGTATGGAGGATGATTGATGAGTGCTGGGGGAAGATGTGGGGATGA